A part of Gadus morhua chromosome 17, gadMor3.0, whole genome shotgun sequence genomic DNA contains:
- the zfta gene encoding uncharacterized protein C11orf95 homolog isoform X1 translates to MEEKDTGESDPVDLQCAEQTDLVSLIISGEEEATQEESDLGNCSLLGDEDDEDDEDGGLANGHDEDESQSSMATPASSPHTSYWSVTEGPDQPLLLSPAPGPSGGGGGKAPRVPRASRQGLSRIPGRDHRRYYHEYWRSEYLMDFDRLRQGMICMVCGSSLATLKLSTIKRHIRQKHPDSLLWSPADKEVIRSGWESHLGLGGAHKPFFPPEEEAGGGGGEGVGVGAAPDPVGPLGALGALVPLDPGLEELFAQDPPPAAEAPATAADTGYIDPTPPPLHHPPPQQPLGPTPYTGLSGPPRASSEEEVEEEEEEEVRRRTEEPMKVETTMSTAGTGVEEPSARTLERYLNDSLHAWFRQEFLMEYEAPAAGTGVSRLLCMVCGGQPHSLHLDHIKGHVLERHPDSLVYSAEEKHRVLQAWAHAHPEEEAGPFIKSERDTKDPEAGLSPQDAGYIQGGYALPPGHAPLTQDPGGVGGGGGLIGEDGIGGFGGAVAGTPDHRGPRGRGAPRRRRLRGGEPWRLRLDYLVAYGPQGRGTYCMVCSQALAETKVSGFRRHIQESHPETGGLGRKEREAMAAAWTKDYHGDHVKEELHPSELVAATATDGAAAAAAAGGDWPSPLAGGGLRRRRRRAIKKEPPGGPGEEGEQGGAAAPGSCAAAASSRHTHYPGKDQRRNYQVRWRQDFLMDYDCRRHGLICMVCGSTLATLKVSTIKRHIQQVHPQSLAYDAGERQNALLCYGRAAERFVHADDCFARQDHGHGGTGTTPTTPTGHSGT, encoded by the exons ATGGAAGAGAAAGATACGGGGGAGAGCGATCCTGTGGACCTCCAGTGTGCTGAGCAGACAGATCTCGTCTCATTAATAATAAGCGGAGAGGAGGAAGCGACGCAAGAGGAGAGTGACCTGGGAAACTGTTCACTACTAGGAG acgaggacgacgaggacgacgaaGACGGCGGCCTAGCCAACGGCCACGATGAGGACGAATCCCAGAGCAGCATGGCCACGCCCGCCAGCTCCCCCCACACCAGCTACTGGAGCGTCACCGAGGGTCCGGACCAACCCCTTCTGCTGTCCCCTGCCCCGGGTCcctccggcggcggcggcggcaaggCCCCAAGGGTCCCGAGGGCCTCCCGCCAGGGCCTCAGCCGCATCCCGGGCCGGGACCACCGGCGCTACTACCACGAGTATTGGCGCAGCGAGTACCTGATGGACTTTGACCGGCTGCGGCAGGGCATGATCTGCATGGTGTGCGGCAGCTCGCTGGCCACGCTCAAGCTCAGCACCATCAAGCGCCACATCCGCCAGAAGCACCCCGACTCCCTGCTGTGGAGCCCCGCCGACAAGGAGGTGATCCGCTCGGGCTGGGAGAGCCACCTGGGCCTGGGGGGCGCCCACAAACCCTTCTTCCCCCCGGAggaggaagcaggaggaggaggaggagagggagtgggcgTTGGGGCGGCGCCGGACCCCGTCGGACCCCTGGGAGCGCTGGGAGCCCTGGTACCCCTGGACCCGGGTCTGGAGGAGCTGTTTGCGCAGGATCCTCCCCCTGCAGCAGAAGCCCCTGCGACGGCTGCTGACACGG GATACATcgaccccacccccccgcccctgcaccacccacccccccaacaaCCACTGGGTCCAACCCCCTACACGGGGCTGAGCGGACCCCCCCGAGCCtccagcgaggaggaggtggaggaggaggaggaggaggaggtgcggcGGCGGACGGAGGAGCCGATGAAAGTGGAGACGACGATGTCGACGGCGGGGACGGGCGTGGAGGAGCCGTCGGCGCGCACGCTGGAGCGCTACCTCAACGACTCGCTGCACGCCTGGTTCCGCCAGGAGTTCCTCATGGAGTACGAGGCGCCGGCGGCCGGCACGGGCGTGAGCCGCCTGCTGTGCATGGTGTGCGGGGGCCAGCCGCACTCGCTGCACCTGGACCACATCAAGGGCCACGTGCTGGAGCGCCACCCCGACTCGCTGGTGTACAGCGCCGAGGAGAAGCACCGCGTGCTGCAGGCCTGGGCCCACGCCCACcccg aagaggaggcggggccGTTCATCAAGTCGGAGCGCGACACCAAAGACCCCGAGGCCGGGCTCTCCCCTCAGGACGCGGGGTACATCCAGGGGGGCTACGCGCTCCCGCCGGGCCACGCCCCCCTCACTCAGGACCCCGGCGgcgttggcggcggcggcggtctcATCGGCGAGGACGGCATCGGCGGCTTCGGCGGGGCCGTGGCCGGGACCCCCGACCACCGGGGGccgcggggccggggggccccCAGGAGGAGGCGGCTCCGCGGGGGGGAGCCGTGGCGGCTGCGGCTGGACTACCTGGTGGCCTACGGGCCCCAGGGCCGGGGGACCTACTGCATGGTGTGCTCCCAGGCCCTCGCCGAGACCAAGGTCAGCGGCTTCCGCCGGCACATCCAGGAGAGCCACCCGGAGACGGGCGGCCTGGGCCGCAAGGAGCGGGAGGCCATGGCGGCGGCGTGGACCAAAGATTACCACGGCGACCACGTCAAAGAAG AGCTCCACCCCAGCGAGCTCGTGGCTGCCACGGCGACCgacggcgcggcggcggcggcggcggcggggggcgacTGGCCCTCCCCCCTCGCCGGCGGCGGccttcggcggcggcggcggcgggcgatCAAGAAGGAGCCCCCGGGAGGtcccggggaggagggggagcaggggggggcggcggcgcccGGCtcctgcgccgccgccgcctcctcgcGCCACACCCACTACCCGGGCAAGGACCAGCGGCGCAACTACCAGGTGCGCTGGCGCCAGGACTTCCTGATGGACTACGACTGCCGGCGCCACGGCCTGATCTGCATGGTGTGCGGCTCCACGCTGGCCACGCTCAAGGTGAGCACCATCAAGCGGCACATCCAGCAGGTGCACCCGCAGTCGCTGGCCTACGACGCGGGCGAGCGGCAGAACGCGCTGCTCTGCTACGGCCGCGCGGCCGAGCGCTTCGTGCACGCCGACGACTGCTTCGCCCGGCAGGACCACGGGCACGGGGGCACCGGGACCACGCCCACCACGCCCACCGGACACTCGGGGACTTGA
- the zfta gene encoding uncharacterized protein C11orf95 isoform X2, whose translation MHSRHPAEASGGSRRPSYDARRGNAETLDSLLLGVAHISDNETKYEDDEDDEDGGLANGHDEDESQSSMATPASSPHTSYWSVTEGPDQPLLLSPAPGPSGGGGGKAPRVPRASRQGLSRIPGRDHRRYYHEYWRSEYLMDFDRLRQGMICMVCGSSLATLKLSTIKRHIRQKHPDSLLWSPADKEVIRSGWESHLGLGGAHKPFFPPEEEAGGGGGEGVGVGAAPDPVGPLGALGALVPLDPGLEELFAQDPPPAAEAPATAADTGYIDPTPPPLHHPPPQQPLGPTPYTGLSGPPRASSEEEVEEEEEEEVRRRTEEPMKVETTMSTAGTGVEEPSARTLERYLNDSLHAWFRQEFLMEYEAPAAGTGVSRLLCMVCGGQPHSLHLDHIKGHVLERHPDSLVYSAEEKHRVLQAWAHAHPEEEAGPFIKSERDTKDPEAGLSPQDAGYIQGGYALPPGHAPLTQDPGGVGGGGGLIGEDGIGGFGGAVAGTPDHRGPRGRGAPRRRRLRGGEPWRLRLDYLVAYGPQGRGTYCMVCSQALAETKVSGFRRHIQESHPETGGLGRKEREAMAAAWTKDYHGDHVKEELHPSELVAATATDGAAAAAAAGGDWPSPLAGGGLRRRRRRAIKKEPPGGPGEEGEQGGAAAPGSCAAAASSRHTHYPGKDQRRNYQVRWRQDFLMDYDCRRHGLICMVCGSTLATLKVSTIKRHIQQVHPQSLAYDAGERQNALLCYGRAAERFVHADDCFARQDHGHGGTGTTPTTPTGHSGT comes from the exons ATGCACAGTCGCCACCCAGCGGAAGCTAGCGGTGGGAGTCGCCGCCCCTCATATGATGCCCGTAGAGGCAATGCGGAAACGCTTGATTCTCTTCTCTTAGGTGTAGCACACATATCGGataatgaaacaaaat acgaggacgacgaggacgacgaaGACGGCGGCCTAGCCAACGGCCACGATGAGGACGAATCCCAGAGCAGCATGGCCACGCCCGCCAGCTCCCCCCACACCAGCTACTGGAGCGTCACCGAGGGTCCGGACCAACCCCTTCTGCTGTCCCCTGCCCCGGGTCcctccggcggcggcggcggcaaggCCCCAAGGGTCCCGAGGGCCTCCCGCCAGGGCCTCAGCCGCATCCCGGGCCGGGACCACCGGCGCTACTACCACGAGTATTGGCGCAGCGAGTACCTGATGGACTTTGACCGGCTGCGGCAGGGCATGATCTGCATGGTGTGCGGCAGCTCGCTGGCCACGCTCAAGCTCAGCACCATCAAGCGCCACATCCGCCAGAAGCACCCCGACTCCCTGCTGTGGAGCCCCGCCGACAAGGAGGTGATCCGCTCGGGCTGGGAGAGCCACCTGGGCCTGGGGGGCGCCCACAAACCCTTCTTCCCCCCGGAggaggaagcaggaggaggaggaggagagggagtgggcgTTGGGGCGGCGCCGGACCCCGTCGGACCCCTGGGAGCGCTGGGAGCCCTGGTACCCCTGGACCCGGGTCTGGAGGAGCTGTTTGCGCAGGATCCTCCCCCTGCAGCAGAAGCCCCTGCGACGGCTGCTGACACGG GATACATcgaccccacccccccgcccctgcaccacccacccccccaacaaCCACTGGGTCCAACCCCCTACACGGGGCTGAGCGGACCCCCCCGAGCCtccagcgaggaggaggtggaggaggaggaggaggaggaggtgcggcGGCGGACGGAGGAGCCGATGAAAGTGGAGACGACGATGTCGACGGCGGGGACGGGCGTGGAGGAGCCGTCGGCGCGCACGCTGGAGCGCTACCTCAACGACTCGCTGCACGCCTGGTTCCGCCAGGAGTTCCTCATGGAGTACGAGGCGCCGGCGGCCGGCACGGGCGTGAGCCGCCTGCTGTGCATGGTGTGCGGGGGCCAGCCGCACTCGCTGCACCTGGACCACATCAAGGGCCACGTGCTGGAGCGCCACCCCGACTCGCTGGTGTACAGCGCCGAGGAGAAGCACCGCGTGCTGCAGGCCTGGGCCCACGCCCACcccg aagaggaggcggggccGTTCATCAAGTCGGAGCGCGACACCAAAGACCCCGAGGCCGGGCTCTCCCCTCAGGACGCGGGGTACATCCAGGGGGGCTACGCGCTCCCGCCGGGCCACGCCCCCCTCACTCAGGACCCCGGCGgcgttggcggcggcggcggtctcATCGGCGAGGACGGCATCGGCGGCTTCGGCGGGGCCGTGGCCGGGACCCCCGACCACCGGGGGccgcggggccggggggccccCAGGAGGAGGCGGCTCCGCGGGGGGGAGCCGTGGCGGCTGCGGCTGGACTACCTGGTGGCCTACGGGCCCCAGGGCCGGGGGACCTACTGCATGGTGTGCTCCCAGGCCCTCGCCGAGACCAAGGTCAGCGGCTTCCGCCGGCACATCCAGGAGAGCCACCCGGAGACGGGCGGCCTGGGCCGCAAGGAGCGGGAGGCCATGGCGGCGGCGTGGACCAAAGATTACCACGGCGACCACGTCAAAGAAG AGCTCCACCCCAGCGAGCTCGTGGCTGCCACGGCGACCgacggcgcggcggcggcggcggcggcggggggcgacTGGCCCTCCCCCCTCGCCGGCGGCGGccttcggcggcggcggcggcgggcgatCAAGAAGGAGCCCCCGGGAGGtcccggggaggagggggagcaggggggggcggcggcgcccGGCtcctgcgccgccgccgcctcctcgcGCCACACCCACTACCCGGGCAAGGACCAGCGGCGCAACTACCAGGTGCGCTGGCGCCAGGACTTCCTGATGGACTACGACTGCCGGCGCCACGGCCTGATCTGCATGGTGTGCGGCTCCACGCTGGCCACGCTCAAGGTGAGCACCATCAAGCGGCACATCCAGCAGGTGCACCCGCAGTCGCTGGCCTACGACGCGGGCGAGCGGCAGAACGCGCTGCTCTGCTACGGCCGCGCGGCCGAGCGCTTCGTGCACGCCGACGACTGCTTCGCCCGGCAGGACCACGGGCACGGGGGCACCGGGACCACGCCCACCACGCCCACCGGACACTCGGGGACTTGA